The following are from one region of the Biomphalaria glabrata chromosome 4, xgBioGlab47.1, whole genome shotgun sequence genome:
- the LOC106051558 gene encoding ankyrin repeat and KH domain-containing protein 1-like — MARLLFDAIKSGDITLAKCLLQQGIYGCIDYQTWSRDGTALFFCCSRGYFELARLLIDHGASLSVTDKSQATPLHGAADNGHLEIVRLLLLRGANVNAQTIRGDTPLHLSAYRGYSEICFCLVEAGADPRMVNVNDLTPQREAFCQGHAEISNYLMKVQEIISPEKNRFRSSMIILDPPSDLDIVLKPTDNQTAPLPAYVNSPSLHASKTGLVDLTDNVHQGLHVNQNIASYLSLDPPDDVVFFKNTKRSPEVKPLNLTPELLLTSVSVQPDMKTPDVSLGQGFQFRLHSYAEPRSRKLPSSDLSDFSSDSYSMMSSTASDASDGIDEIRRPESEVAERQLTSTCGCSDSFLDKSNDGHFCLKEQLSSVREAPASFADHAFSEFPDDAFDSTIFSIRSLNNPNAFLRVSYPPPPIHSYDNSKLALCNKKQRAASVSNYFEDCSKNDRPAYNKSFSVDCRPRHNDALAQEGLRPKPSHHLSNSSFNDLSSNYLSSASLTSPATSMTCINIPLG, encoded by the exons ATGGCCCGTCTCCTTTTTGACGCCATTAAGTCAGGCGACATAACGCTGGCCAAATGCCTTCTCCAACAAGGCATCTATGGCTGCATTGACTATCAGACCTGGAGCCGTGATGGCACTGCACTGTTCTTCTGCTGTAGCAGGGGCTACTTTGAATTGGCCCGGCTATTAATTGACCACGGGGCCAGCCTTTCGGTCACGGACAAGAGCCAAGCCACCCCACTCCATGGAGCCGCGGATAATGGTCACTTGGAGATTGTCAG GTTGCTCCTCTTGCGGGGCGCCAATGTTAACGCCCAGACTATTAGGGGAGATACACCCTTGCACCTCTCAGCCTACAGGGGATACAGTGAGATTTGCTTTTGTTTGGTAGAAGCAGGTGCGGATCCACGGATGGTCAACGTGAACGACCTGACTCCCCAGAGGGAGGCTTTCTGCCAAGGCCACGCGGAGATCAGTAACTACCTGATGAAAGTACAAGAAA taatcAGTCCTGAGAAAAATCGATTCAGAAGCTCTATGATTATACTTGATCCTCCAAGTGACCTTGACATAGTATTAAAGCCAACAGACAACCAAACAGCGCCACTTCCGGCTTACGTAAACTCGCCTTCTCTCCACGCTTCCAAAACAGGTCTGGTGGATTTGACAGACAATGTACATCAGGGCCTACACGTAAACCAGAATATAGCTTCGTATCTCAGTTTAGACCCACCGGACGATGTTGTCTtcttcaaaaacacaaaaaggtCACCGGAAGTCAAACCGCTGAACTTGACCCCTGAACTTTTATTGACCTCCGTTTCAGTCCAACCTGACATGAAAACGCCCGACGTCAGCCTGGGACAAGGCTTTCAGTTTCGTCTGCACAGCTACGCAGAGCCCCGCTCCAGGAAGCTGCCCAGCAGTGACCTCAGCGACTTTAGCAGCGATTCGTACAGCATGATGAGCAGCACTGCCAGCGACGCTAGTGACGGCATCGACGAGATCAGACGACCGGAAAGCGAGGTGGCGGAGAGGCAGCTGACCAGCACTTGCGGATGTAGCGATAGTTTTTTGGACAAGTCCAACGACGGGCATTTTTGCCTTAAAGAGCAGCTTTCGAGTGTGCGAGAGGCGCCCGCCTCTTTCGCAGATCATGCGTTCTCGGAATTTCCTGACGACGCCTTCGACTCAACGATTTTCAGCATTCGTTCCTTAAACAACCCCAACGCCTTTCTACGAGTCTCATACCCGCCACCGCCTATCCACTCCTATGACAACTCAAAGCTGGCGCTTTGCAACAAGAAACAGCGAGCCGCTTCGGTCAGCAATTATTTCGAGGACTGCTCGAAAAACGATCGTCCGGCCTACAATAAAAGCTTTTCCGTGGACTGCCGACCTCGCCACAACGACGCTCTAGCACAAGAGGGGCTTAGACCAAAGCCCAGCCACCACCTGAGTAACTCTTCCTTCAATGATCTGTCATCTAATTACCTTTCTTCAGCCAGCCTTACCTCACCTGCGACCTCCATGACCTGCATTAACATCCCTTTAGGGTAA